In Clostridium omnivorum, the DNA window ATTCATCACCAGACAGCCTGGCAATAATATGGTCTTTTCTAAACCCCTTTTCCATAACTTGTGCAACCTTTTTTAGGAGCTCATCCCCGGTAGCATGTCCAAAAGAATCATTAACAAGCTTAAGGCCATTAACATCTGCCATAACAATGGTTAAAGGTAAATTCTTTTCCACATCCACTCTAATTAACTGTTCTTCAAAAAACCTTCTATTATATAAACCAGTTAACTGGTCATGATAACTTAAATATTCTAATTCTTCTTTCATTTCTTTTTCAGCTGCAATATTTTTTAATATGGCTAATACTAGTAAACCACCAATTATTATAAGAACTATCAATACAATAATCATACTTTTAAGTATTTTATTTGAGCCTTTGTTAAAATCCGACATGTATGTTCCTGCACAAATTACCCATTTCCAATTAGGATCAACCTCTTGATAGGTAATTTTTTGTGCAATTGTATCCGAATTAGGAACTGTCCACCAATATGTAAGATATCCTCCTCCGCTATTGCCAATCTTTATTTGATTTTGAACTATATAAGATCCATCCTTTTTATCCTGAAAACTCCATACATCTTTACCCTCTAATAATGGGTGTGCAGCTTCATGTCCATCTTGTGTGTATGCTAGTAAATAACCATTTGCTCCTAGATTAATATTTTTATTGATAGGTCTAGTCCCATCTGACCTTTTTTTGCCTAGCATATATTCCCTGACATTTTCCTGCGCCGTATCAAGTGTAATCTTTCCTTCATCCACTAGCCTTTGATTTTCCTTAATTTCTTGTAAGGTCATTTCAACGCTATTCTTTAAAAGAAGTTTTCCACTATCTTCAAGTTGTTGCCTGCTGACTTTAAAACTAATAAGCCCCAATATCAAAATAAGTAATAAGGAAGAGATTAAGATGAGTTCTATTTTAATAGTAAAATTGATTGATTTTACTTCTGTTTTTTTCATGTAAACCCCCAGCTTACTCATTTAATTAATGCTAAATATTAATTACTGATATGATAACACTTTATAAGCTTCAATTGCTTTAATGATTAACTTACCTGTTAAAGTTTAAGACATGGTCCATGCCCAACGGCTACAAACTTTGGTTTCAATCCCACTAAGGCCTTCTGAAGCTTAGCTTTACGCTCTGGATCTGAAACCTGCATAAGACTGATATTATCTATTTCAGTTTGCCAGTCTCCTTCTATTATATCACCATCAGCTTTTCCTAAACGGAACACTAGATCACTGCTGAAAAATATTCTACGCTTGTTTTCTATGAGAAGCAGTCCTTCCCACAGGTGTACTTCTGAAGGATAGCTGATAAATTCAAGTTCAAAATCACCTGAGACAAGTTTTTCACCAGGTTTTTTAACAATTTCATCGTTTGCAATTCCAAACCCACTCAGTTGTCTAGCTGTAACCTCGGAACAGATTGGCTTAGCGTCTGGAAAATGTTTTAACAGCAAAGATAGTCCACCACACTCATCTGATTCAAAATGTGAAATAAATATATATTTCAATGGTTTACCTGAAAGAACAGCTTTTAACTGTGGTATTAATGTTTCCGCCTGCTGAACACTGCCTGTATGAACTAACAGAGGTTCATCACCTAAAAGTAAATATTGATGAAATGAAAGATCAATGGGCGGTATATAACTGCTGAATTGATGTAAATCCTTATAAATAGCTGACATTCTATTTCCTCCCCTTAATATTTTTTAAAATTTATTTCCATAATCATATAAGGCTCAAAAGTTCTAACTACTTGTTAGTTTTAGTTTAGATATGAATAAATGATATTATTCTTCTACTACAGGAATTAAAAATGATGTAACATATAAATTGCTGTCTGAACGAAGCGCATGCATTACCCCTGCAGGAACTATGAATGCCTTTCCAACAGTAAGTTCAACTTCACTGTCTTCAAGCACTCCAAACCCTTCACCTTTAATACAATAGAATATTTCATCATGCTTTGGATGCTTGTGCAGTGCAACCTTCTTTTCTGCAGGAATGTGGTATACATTATTTACGATAGATGATTTAATATTTTCTAAGTTCATTCTTTTACCTCCTAATTGTGGAATTAATATATAAATATACTTGCTATGATATAACATATTTTTTTATTAATATAGTTACCATTGAATAATATATAGACATAGAAATCCTTGAATTTAAAATGTAATTTTAAAAATTTCTAAGTCAATATTAGATTCTTGATCTTTACAACCTTAGTATTTACATTTAAGTTTTTATTTATAATAAAGCAAAGCTTATTAGCTAAGCCCTTATTGGCTTTTCAAGAAATAAATCTATTAGGTGTTCTCTACAATTGCCACTTCATTGTCAAAAACCTTACAATAAAAACTCTATAAAAAGCAAAAGCACTGCAAAATATTCATTTTGCAGTGCTTTTCTGGCAGGGGTACTAGGACTCGAACCTAGGCCAACGGTTTTGGAGACCGCTACTCTGCCAACTGAGCTATACCCCTAAGACAAGATTTATTATATAATAGGGAACTAAAAAAATCAACACTTTTTTTAAATAAATTTTATATATTATTAATTAGTAAAATCCAAAAAGATGTTCTGGTTTCAATAAATCTAACAATATTAATTCCTGATCAGGTATTTTTGCAACAAAGTTTCT includes these proteins:
- a CDS encoding MBL fold metallo-hydrolase, giving the protein MSAIYKDLHQFSSYIPPIDLSFHQYLLLGDEPLLVHTGSVQQAETLIPQLKAVLSGKPLKYIFISHFESDECGGLSLLLKHFPDAKPICSEVTARQLSGFGIANDEIVKKPGEKLVSGDFELEFISYPSEVHLWEGLLLIENKRRIFFSSDLVFRLGKADGDIIEGDWQTEIDNISLMQVSDPERKAKLQKALVGLKPKFVAVGHGPCLKL
- a CDS encoding cupin domain-containing protein encodes the protein MNLENIKSSIVNNVYHIPAEKKVALHKHPKHDEIFYCIKGEGFGVLEDSEVELTVGKAFIVPAGVMHALRSDSNLYVTSFLIPVVEE
- a CDS encoding HD domain-containing phosphohydrolase, translated to MSKLGVYMKKTEVKSINFTIKIELILISSLLLILILGLISFKVSRQQLEDSGKLLLKNSVEMTLQEIKENQRLVDEGKITLDTAQENVREYMLGKKRSDGTRPINKNINLGANGYLLAYTQDGHEAAHPLLEGKDVWSFQDKKDGSYIVQNQIKIGNSGGGYLTYWWTVPNSDTIAQKITYQEVDPNWKWVICAGTYMSDFNKGSNKILKSMIIVLIVLIIIGGLLVLAILKNIAAEKEMKEELEYLSYHDQLTGLYNRRFFEEQLIRVDVEKNLPLTIVMADVNGLKLVNDSFGHATGDELLKKVAQVMEKGFRKDHIIARLSGDEFVVLLPKTGIMETEKIIKNVKALASEGKVGTVDISISFGYQTMDNKEENIQDILKKAEDYMYKKKLFEGPSMRGKTINTIISTLHEKNKREEEHSLRVSKLCESMGTAIGLTEDEVKELKTVGLLHDIGKVAVEENILNKPGKLTDEEWEEIKRHPEIGYRILSTVNDLSEMAGYVLAHHERYDGKGYPKGLKGDNIPLQARIIAIVDTYDAMISERSYRNALPEEVAIEELKRNAGSQFDIKLTKIFIEKVLNKQFS